The nucleotide sequence CGGTCACGGGGATCCTCTCGGACGGCGATGTCTGGAAAAACCTTACGACACTTGGTTTTCAAAAGGCAAGCGTCGTTCGGTTTAAGATGTGCACATGTCGACACAGCCGAGAGGTCCCTACGCGAAGGGCCTCGCCCGACGCGAGGAGATCCTTGTCAGTGCGCTCGACGTCGTCGCGCGCGCCGGGTTCCACGGGGCCTCCGTCAAGGAGATCGCCGACGAGGTCGGGCTGAGCCAGGCCGGGCTGCTGCACTACTTCACCTCCAAGGACGACCTCTTCGTCGAGGTGCTGCGCCGACGCGACGAGCGCGACAACCGGACGTTCGAGAACGCCGACGACCCCGTCGAGGCGCTCCTGGAGGTCGTCGAGCACAACGCGAGCGTCCCCGGCCTGGTGGAGCTGTTCTCACGGATGGCCGTCGCGGCCGCCGACCCCGAGCACCCCGCCCACGACTACTTCCTCGAGCGCGGCACCACCCTCCGCGCGAGCCTCGCCCAGGCCCTTGGCTCCCATTCGGCGTCGGCGGCAGGAACCTCCGAGGCGACCGTCGTACCCGACCCCGAGACGACCGCCCGACTCCTCCAGGCCGCCGCGGACGGGCTCCAGCTGCAGTTCCTGCAGGACCCCACCGTCGACATGGTCGCCCCGCTCCGGGCCCTCGTCGACACCCTGCGCCGCCGCCCCTGACCCGCTCACCCGACTCGGTCAGTCGGAGGTCGCGACGAGGCGACGGGCGGTGGTGTCGTCGGTGATCAGCACGTTGAGCCAGCCGCCGCGGAGCATGGCCCGGATGGCCTCGAACTTCTCCTCGCCGCCGGCCACGCCGAGGCGACGGGGGATCCGCAGGTACGTCTCCTGGTCGATGCTCACGGTCCGCTGGTCCAGGTCGGCGCCGACGCGCCTGCCCTCGCTGTCGACGAACTTCAGCACCACGTCACCCACGGCGCCCAGCGCCCGCAGCGACTCGACCTCATCCTCAGAGACGGAGTTACCCGAGTCACGCAGCAGGGGCGACGGTGACAGGCTGCCCACGCCGACCAGCGCGACGGTGACGTCACGCCACCGCTCGGCGGTGCGGACGAAGTTGGGGTCGGCCAGGAGCGCGTCGCGAGCCGCGGCGGTGGAGACGAGGCCAGGCACGTTCAGAAGATACGGTTCCGCCCCGGTCACCTCGCACAACCGCGACGCCAGCCGGGTGGCGTCCAGCTGGGCCTTGGCCCGGCCGACCCCACCGATCAGCTGAACCACGGCGGTGGCCAGCCGCGTACGACCGATGCTCATCGCGTCGACGGCGCGCAGCAGCGTCCGCGACCAGGAGGACAGCCCGACGACGTCCTCGCCGGTCAGCGTCGCCTCGATATACCGGCCTGCCACGCCGCCGAGCGCCGGCAGCATCTCCTCGCTGTTGAGGCTCCCGGTCCGCACGACGACGACGTCACGGAGGCCGTAGCGGTCGCGTACCTCGTCCTCCAGGTCCGGCTCGAGACCGGCCGGCGGAACAACGCTGACTCGGACGATGCCCTGGGCCGCGGCCTGCTTGAGCAGCCGCGACACGCGCGACTGGGACAGATGGAGCTGCTCGGCGATCGCCTGCTGCTTCATCCCCCGCTCGTGATAGAGCCGCGCGACCTTGACCATCAGCTCGGCCGTGTCGAGGCCCACCACCGGCGTGTAACCGTCCGACATTCTCACACCCCTTGTCGCCGCTCGGATCCAGGAGAAACCTACCCGCATCGTGCTGGACGGGTCGCCGCGCCCTCGCGCGACGACCCGTCGGGCACCATGCTCAGGCCTGTGCCCGTGCGATCCTGCGCGCCAGCCCGGAGATCCCCTCGGCGTTGATGCCGTGGTGGTCGAGCAGCCAGCCCGCCGCCCCGGTGTTCGCGAACTGGTCGTGGAACCCTGCCGACAGCACCCTGGTCGGCTGCTCGGCCGAGACGAGTTCCGCGACGGCCCCGCCGAGCCCGGTGACGAGCGCCTCCTCGACGGTGACGATTCCCCTGGTCTCCCTCGCCGCCGCGAGGACCGCCTCACGGTCGAGCGGCTTGACCGACGGCATCGAGATCACGCGAGCCGCGATGCCCTCCGCGGCGAGCACCTCGGCCGCGGCCAGCGCCCGCGCGACGGTGACCCCGGTGGCGATGAGCGCCACGTCGTCGCCGTCACGGAGCCGCACGGCCCGGCCGGGCGCGAAGGCGTAGCCCTCGGGCGTGACGGCCGGGACGCCCATCCGCGCGATGCGGATGTAGACCGGCCCCTCGTGAGCGGCTGCCCACCTGAGCGCCTGTTCGGTCTCCTGCGGGTCGCTCGGTGCGAGCACCACGAGGCCGGGCAGGGTCCGCATCCAGGCGAAGTCCTCGATGGAGTGGTGCGTCGGGCCGAGGTCGCCGTAGGAGACGCCGGGCGACTGCCCGATCAGCTTCACGTTGTACTGCGAGTACGCGACGTCGGCCTTGATCTGCTCCATGGCCCTGGCGGTCAGGAAGCACCCGGCGGCCGAGACGAACGGGATCTTCCCGCCGTTGGCCAGCCCCGCGGCCACCCCCACCATGTCCTGCTCGGCGATGCCGACGTTGACGGTACGGGCGGGGAACTCCTGCTGGAACGCGCCAAGCTTCGAGGATCCCACCGAGTCGTTGACGACGGCGACGACCCTCTCATCCTCCCTGGCCAGCTCCGCGAGGGTCTCGGCCCACGCGTCGCGGCAGTCGTACAGAGTCTCGGTCACTTCTCCTCCTCGGCCTCGATGGAGGCAAGAATCTCGTCGAGCTCCGTCAGCGCCTGCGCGACCTGCTCCGTGCTCGGCACCTTGTGGTGCCAGGCCACGTTGTCGCGCATGTAGCTGACGGGGA is from Tessaracoccus palaemonis and encodes:
- a CDS encoding TetR/AcrR family transcriptional regulator: MSTQPRGPYAKGLARREEILVSALDVVARAGFHGASVKEIADEVGLSQAGLLHYFTSKDDLFVEVLRRRDERDNRTFENADDPVEALLEVVEHNASVPGLVELFSRMAVAAADPEHPAHDYFLERGTTLRASLAQALGSHSASAAGTSEATVVPDPETTARLLQAAADGLQLQFLQDPTVDMVAPLRALVDTLRRRP
- a CDS encoding sugar-binding transcriptional regulator; protein product: MSDGYTPVVGLDTAELMVKVARLYHERGMKQQAIAEQLHLSQSRVSRLLKQAAAQGIVRVSVVPPAGLEPDLEDEVRDRYGLRDVVVVRTGSLNSEEMLPALGGVAGRYIEATLTGEDVVGLSSWSRTLLRAVDAMSIGRTRLATAVVQLIGGVGRAKAQLDATRLASRLCEVTGAEPYLLNVPGLVSTAAARDALLADPNFVRTAERWRDVTVALVGVGSLSPSPLLRDSGNSVSEDEVESLRALGAVGDVVLKFVDSEGRRVGADLDQRTVSIDQETYLRIPRRLGVAGGEEKFEAIRAMLRGGWLNVLITDDTTARRLVATSD
- a CDS encoding transketolase family protein, with the protein product MTETLYDCRDAWAETLAELAREDERVVAVVNDSVGSSKLGAFQQEFPARTVNVGIAEQDMVGVAAGLANGGKIPFVSAAGCFLTARAMEQIKADVAYSQYNVKLIGQSPGVSYGDLGPTHHSIEDFAWMRTLPGLVVLAPSDPQETEQALRWAAAHEGPVYIRIARMGVPAVTPEGYAFAPGRAVRLRDGDDVALIATGVTVARALAAAEVLAAEGIAARVISMPSVKPLDREAVLAAARETRGIVTVEEALVTGLGGAVAELVSAEQPTRVLSAGFHDQFANTGAAGWLLDHHGINAEGISGLARRIARAQA